Within Thermodesulfovibrionales bacterium, the genomic segment TGCCTCAGAATATCTTCTTCTCTTCCTGGACCTTCGTCAGCCAGGCCTTAATGAGATCGTCGCCGTTCGTAAACGTCGCGTATTCCCCGCAGGAGCCGCACCGGATGCGGAGATTGTTCTCCGATTTCCAGGCAGAATTCCCGCAGGACGAACACTTTTCCGGAAGGCTGTCGAGAATATCCATGACCCCCCGCGAAATCGATCTGACGGTGACGATGGCCGGCACTTCATCCATGTCCATGCCGGTCCGGACTTCCGCAACGTTGTCCTCCATCCGGATCTTCATGAGGGCAACCGCCTTATCGGTCAACTGACTGTTTCCATCTATGGCAGAGCCCTCGCCGAACATCTCTTCGATGTGTTCGAGGATGAAATGGCGCGCCATCTTGATTCCGAATGCCTGCTCGAGACGGTAGTTGATATCGAGAAAATCGAGGGACTCGGCGCCGAGATCCCTGATGAGAGAGCTTTCCGGCTTGATCGTCTCCTTGTCGATGCTCAGGGTTTCGACGATCGCCTTTTTCACCTCTTCAAGAACGACTTCTTCAGATATAATCTTCTGCATATGATTTCCTCCAATGCTGATATGGTACGTCTAAATTCGTTGTTTTCCTATCGTTTCGGTATCGGCCGGTACAGCCTGTTGCTGAGGCCCCTGTCGACGACAAT encodes:
- a CDS encoding phosphopantetheine-binding protein, translating into MQKIISEEVVLEEVKKAIVETLSIDKETIKPESSLIRDLGAESLDFLDINYRLEQAFGIKMARHFILEHIEEMFGEGSAIDGNSQLTDKAVALMKIRMEDNVAEVRTGMDMDEVPAIVTVRSISRGVMDILDSLPEKCSSCGNSAWKSENNLRIRCGSCGEYATFTNGDDLIKAWLTKVQEEKKIF